One stretch of Diabrotica undecimpunctata isolate CICGRU chromosome 5, icDiaUnde3, whole genome shotgun sequence DNA includes these proteins:
- the LOC140440883 gene encoding uncharacterized protein isoform X1, which translates to MYEKHFEPVYMSKGNKRKTLFGQAQPKIFSHSQYSQHTDKPLMKVIRLEGRGITEIDNVQPVAIKNPTDKHSIPDMLMEEFLVTDVDVNRQEVSTRPHTPQYAQPICTISCNPNLLKVI; encoded by the exons atgtacGAGAAACATTTTGAACCGGTATACATGTCCAAAGGAAACAAAAGGAAGACCTTATTTGGACAAGCACAACCTAAGATTTTCTCCCACAGTCAATATTCACAACACACAGATAAACCATTAATGAAAGTCATAAGGCTGGAAGGTAGAG GTATAACAGAAATAGATAATGTGCAGCCTGTTGCCATTAAAAATCCAACTGATAAACATAGTATACCTGATATGTTGATGGAAGAGTTTCTGgtaacag atgTTGATGTTAATAGACAGGAAGTGTCTACCAGGCCCCATACTCCACAATATGCACAACCCATATGCACAATCAGCTGCAACCCAAACCTCCTTAAAGTTATCTGA
- the LOC140440883 gene encoding uncharacterized protein isoform X2, giving the protein MYEKHFEPVYMSKGNKRKTLFGQAQPKIFSHSQYSQHTDKPLMKVIRLEGITEIDNVQPVAIKNPTDKHSIPDMLMEEFLVTDVDVNRQEVSTRPHTPQYAQPICTISCNPNLLKVI; this is encoded by the exons atgtacGAGAAACATTTTGAACCGGTATACATGTCCAAAGGAAACAAAAGGAAGACCTTATTTGGACAAGCACAACCTAAGATTTTCTCCCACAGTCAATATTCACAACACACAGATAAACCATTAATGAAAGTCATAAGGCTGGAAG GTATAACAGAAATAGATAATGTGCAGCCTGTTGCCATTAAAAATCCAACTGATAAACATAGTATACCTGATATGTTGATGGAAGAGTTTCTGgtaacag atgTTGATGTTAATAGACAGGAAGTGTCTACCAGGCCCCATACTCCACAATATGCACAACCCATATGCACAATCAGCTGCAACCCAAACCTCCTTAAAGTTATCTGA